The Lactuca sativa cultivar Salinas chromosome 2, Lsat_Salinas_v11, whole genome shotgun sequence genome includes a window with the following:
- the LOC122194402 gene encoding F-box protein At2g02240, with protein MINKAASLSVLPEGCLSDVLSLTSPRDACSSASISKGFKSAADSDAVWERFLPPDYREVIDRSVSPVVFGSKKQLYLSLSDAHILLDRGNLSFQLDKESGKKCYILGAKELSITWQHDTQYWEWGHIPESRFPEVSILRQVCWLSIHGKIAAVMLSKNSTYVAYLVFRTTDDSWGLNVPAKTRVSFGGIEVETENVYLRRPHRVQENYVFPHRRKDGWMEMTLGEFEYNEGDDGDVQMAFEEVEHLNWKNGLIVEGIELRPKELAMDL; from the exons atgattaaCAAAGCAGCCAGTCTCTCGGTGTTGCCGGAAGGATGTCTGTCGGACGTACTATCACTAACTTCACCGAGGGATGCGTGCAGTTCTGCCTCCATCTCCAAAGGATTCAAATCAGCAGCAGATTCCGACGCTGTTTGGGAGCGGTTTCTGCCACCGGATTACCGTGAAGTCATTGATAGGTCGGTTTCTCCGGTGGTTTTTGGCTCTAAAAAGCAACTCTATCTCAGCTTATCGGACGCACATATCCTCCTCGATCGTGGCAATTTG AGCTTCCAGCTAGATAAGGAGAGTGGGAAGAAGTGTTATATCTTAGGAGCAAAAGAGCTATCAATTACATGGCAACACGACACTCAATACTGGGAATGGGGTCATATACCTGAATCAAg GTTCCCGGAGGTGTCCATACTTAGACAAGTATGTTGGCTTTCAATCCATGGAAAAATAGCAGCTGTAATGCTGTCCAAAAACAGCACATATGTTGCGTATCTTGTCTTTCGAACTACTGATGATTCCTGGGGACTTAATGTTCCAGCAAAAACAAGGGTAAGTTTTGGTGGGATAGAAGTGGAGACTGAAAATGTTTATCTCCGAAGACCACATCGTGTGCAAGAAAACTATGTGTTTCCTCATAGGAGAAAGGATGGGTGGATGGAGATGACGTTGGGAGAATTTGAGTACAATGAAGGAGATGATGGAGATGTACAGATGGCGTTTGAGGAAGTTGAGCATTTAAACTGGAAGAATGGTCTTATCGTGGAGGGCATCGAACTTCGGCCTAAAGAACTTGCAATGGATCTTTAG